TATTTCCCGGCGCAATTCCCCCACGAAGCGGGATGAAACCGTTCCCATGCTGCGCGATGCCGATGGCAATGAGCTTTCCAGCGTTGCCGATGATGTTCCCGCCCGTGACGGTAAGCGCCCCGCCGCGAATGCCCGTGATATGTCGGATGTGATGATGTCGAATGTGTCAGGCAAAGCTAAAAACGCCGCTGCGCCAAGCCCTGCGAGTGCGGCGATGCTGCCGCCGCAACTGATTTTGTTCATTGCCGCCGATATTGACGCCGGGTTTGGCGGCGAAGAAGTGTTGCGGGCGCTGGATGATGCGGGTTTGGGCTTCGGTGAGATGGATATTTTCCACCGCTATGTGCTGACCGAACAGGGTGAAGCCAGCTTGTTTAGCGTGGCTAATGGGGTCAAACCCTGGACATTAGTACCGGATGAGTTAGTGATGCACGCCACACCGGGGCTTTCCATGATCCTGAATTTACCCAGCCCGATTGATGATAATGACGCGATCAATGACTTTTTGCGTACTGCGGAACGGTTGGCGGAATCGCTGAATGGGGTGTTGAAAGACCATAACCAACAACCGATTACGCCGGATGTGCGTTCTGATTTATTGGCGTTAGCGGCTTGATGACGTGGCGTGGGCATTGATGTAGAGACGCAAGATGACGTTGGCATTAAAGTAGAGACGCAAAATCTTGCGTCTCTACGGTGGTAGTCGGGATGATTAGCTTTTTTGTTTGGCTGCTTTTTTATCGGCTTTTTTGGCTTGTTTAGCCGCTTTCTTTTCCGCTTTCTCGGCAGCTTTTTGCTCAGCTTTTAAGTGTTTTGCAGCCTTTTTCTCCGCTTTCTTTTCCGCTTTGCGGAGCGCTTTTTTCTCCGCTTTTTGGGCTTTTTTCAGCTTTTTGGCTTGTTTTGCCAGCTTCTTTTGGACTTTTGCAGAGAGTTCGGGTTCTGAGGATGTTTCTGACATGACTTCTGTAACTTCAGCACTTTCTATGGCAATAGGTTCTGGGGTTTCAGGTTCAGGCGCGGCGAGGGGGGCAGCGAGAACGTCTTGCGCATTGGCAATAATGAGCGGGGCGGTGTTTTCACCGATGCCGGGCAGGGCAGTGAGGGCTTCCACTGACATGGCAGCCAATTGCTCGACAGTGGTAATGCCGTGTTCGGCTAAGCGTTTGACGGTGGCAGGGCCTACATACTTGATAGCAACGACTTCTAGTTCCATTTTGATTTTCCTTATGGTTTTGTTACTTGGAGAAATTCCTTGTCATAAAAGCTTAACATTAGCACCGTCTGAAAATGATGACAAAAACGGCTATATTTTGCTCAGTTTAACGGTTTTGTAATAATCTTCCCCATACGTCGCCACCAGATGTTTCTTGTCCTGTCAGTAAATAATGCAGAACATTTTCATTTTGAGTCGCCCAGCGCATCTCATCGCTAATCGGCCAAGCCGCACACATCAATAAGCGGTCGCTAACTTCTAGCGGTTTGTCCAGCTCTGGCAATACCATGACTTGCCCATCCCGTTTCAATAACAAGGGAATAACTGGCAAACTTTTAACCCGCTCGCGTGGGTCACGCAACAAATCGCGTAACTGCACTTGCCCCATCAAACACGCTTTATACAAGGCCGGAGTGCGCACCTTGTTGATTTTTATTTCCCACAAGTAAGGCACTTCCTCACTGACTACACCTAAAATCCGGCTAACCATTTGGTTTGCCCAGTCATCATCGCGCTCACGGGCAGCATCCAGAAAATCGCTGATCAGCGGCGTCCGTAACAACGCAAAAATTTTGTGGGCAATGACATCACCGCGCTTCATCAACAGGTCAATGTCGGCGCGATCAAATACCAGACTGTTATCACGCTGGTTTTGCCGCGCAACCATAAAAAGATCCGGGCGTAGTTCGCGGGCGGTCATTAAAATTGATAGGTTGCTCACATCATCGTTTGTTCCGGCTATCACGCCTACCGCCTGTTTCACCCCAGCTTGTTGCAACGTGATGGCCTCTACGCCAGAGCCGATAATTGCCCCCGTTGGAGCTTGGTTGGCAACGGGGTCGGGGTCAATCACTTGCATGGGGATGCCCGCCGCTTCCAGATGCCGGTGCAAGGCTTTACCAAACCGCCCAAACCCACAAATTACCCATAAGCCCCGGTCAGGGAATAACGGTTCACGCAACGGCTCGTGCGGAACTCCGGTCATCCAGGTAAACAAGGTATACATGCCGGGTGAATGAATCGCCATTGCCAACCGCCCCGCGAACGTCTCAAACGGGTTAATGACTTCATTTTTGCCAAAAGAACGGATATTTGCCCCGGCTTCTGCGGATTCGACCCGCGCTAACACCCGAAGATTCGGGTTAAGTAAGTGCGCACTCAAGGCCACCATCACATTGGTTTGGTCGGAATCCGTCAGCGCAATCACGCCAATGCAGTAATTGTTAGTAATGCCCGCCATTTCCAAAACCGCTGGCTTGGCAGCATCCGCCAATAAGCCCAGCGGACGACGGATACAATCATTCAATTCCAATTCATTGAGACGGTTTTCATCACGGTCAACCACCACCGCCTTAATGCCTTCATCAGCCAACGCTTTGACTAAAATCCCGCCGGTATCGCCGTAACCACACACCAGATAAAACGGGGTGCGCAAACGTTTCACACTGCGCTGAAACACGTATTCGGTACGCAACCGCCGAAAAGCCGGGTCTTGCAACACAGCCAGTAATGAACCAATGCTGTACAACCAGC
The sequence above is drawn from the Thiothrix subterranea genome and encodes:
- a CDS encoding cell division protein ZipA C-terminal FtsZ-binding domain-containing protein, with amino-acid sequence MELVSLIIMVLGLAALVGIYVISRISRRNSPTKRDETVPMLRDADGNELSSVADDVPARDGKRPAANARDMSDVMMSNVSGKAKNAAAPSPASAAMLPPQLILFIAADIDAGFGGEEVLRALDDAGLGFGEMDIFHRYVLTEQGEASLFSVANGVKPWTLVPDELVMHATPGLSMILNLPSPIDDNDAINDFLRTAERLAESLNGVLKDHNQQPITPDVRSDLLALAA
- a CDS encoding potassium channel family protein, with amino-acid sequence MPDIFYVLLRRMRTPLIVLIVMYSVAVLGFTLIPGQDAEGQPWHMSFFHALYIVSYTASTIGFGEIPYAFTEAQRLWMMFVIHLTVVGWLYSIGSLLAVLQDPAFRRLRTEYVFQRSVKRLRTPFYLVCGYGDTGGILVKALADEGIKAVVVDRDENRLNELELNDCIRRPLGLLADAAKPAVLEMAGITNNYCIGVIALTDSDQTNVMVALSAHLLNPNLRVLARVESAEAGANIRSFGKNEVINPFETFAGRLAMAIHSPGMYTLFTWMTGVPHEPLREPLFPDRGLWVICGFGRFGKALHRHLEAAGIPMQVIDPDPVANQAPTGAIIGSGVEAITLQQAGVKQAVGVIAGTNDDVSNLSILMTARELRPDLFMVARQNQRDNSLVFDRADIDLLMKRGDVIAHKIFALLRTPLISDFLDAARERDDDWANQMVSRILGVVSEEVPYLWEIKINKVRTPALYKACLMGQVQLRDLLRDPRERVKSLPVIPLLLKRDGQVMVLPELDKPLEVSDRLLMCAAWPISDEMRWATQNENVLHYLLTGQETSGGDVWGRLLQNR
- a CDS encoding helix-hairpin-helix domain-containing protein, which encodes MELEVVAIKYVGPATVKRLAEHGITTVEQLAAMSVEALTALPGIGENTAPLIIANAQDVLAAPLAAPEPETPEPIAIESAEVTEVMSETSSEPELSAKVQKKLAKQAKKLKKAQKAEKKALRKAEKKAEKKAAKHLKAEQKAAEKAEKKAAKQAKKADKKAAKQKS